In a single window of the Nilaparvata lugens isolate BPH chromosome 1, ASM1435652v1, whole genome shotgun sequence genome:
- the LOC120349516 gene encoding zinc finger protein 570-like codes for MRTHTKEKPYQCTICAKRFSEKTGLNRHMRSHTKEKPYQCAVCSKIFSCSNHLNRHMRIHTKAYQCKICKKMYSGFYYFKRHMHTHTNNDKPHQCTVCIKRYFFPYDLKIHMLSHSKEKPYKCTLCSKKFARSCYLNCHMITHTKEKSFQCTVCKKRFSSHCDLIRHMRTHTKEKPYQCTICAKRFSEKTGLNRHMRTHTKEKPYQCAVCSRRFSLSSNLTAHLRTHTKEKPFQCTLCTKSFSRSCDLNSHMLTHTGEKCHQCTVCTRKFVRPNCLRRHSV; via the coding sequence ATGCGTACACATACCAAAGAGAAACCATACCAGTGTACAATTTGTGCAAAAAGGTTCTCCGAAAAAACTGGCTTGAATAGGCATATGCGGTCACACACAAAAGAGAAGCCTTACCAGTGTGCAGTATGTTCGAAAATTTTCTCCTGTTCCAATCATTTGAATAGACATATGCGCATACACACCAAGGCTTACCAGTGTAAAATctgtaaaaaaatgtattctggattttattattttaaaaggcatatgcacactcacacaaacaaTGACAAGCCTCACCAGTGTACCGTTTGTATCAAACGGTATTTCTTTCCttatgatttgaaaattcatatgcTTTCTCACAGCAAAGAAAAGCCTTACAAGTGTACACTATGTTCAAAGAAGTTCGCTCGATCCTGTTACTTGAATTGTCATATGATtactcacaccaaagagaagTCTTTCCAGTGTACAGTATGTAAAAAACGGTTCTCGAGCCATTGTGATTTGATTAGGCATATGCGTACACATACCAAAGAGAAACCATACCAGTGTACAATTTGTGCAAAAAGGTTCTCCGAAAAAACTGGCTTGAATAGGCATATGCGTACACACACAAAAGAGAAGCCTTACCAGTGTGCAGTATGTTCAAGAAGATTCTCTCTGTCTAGTAACTTGACTGCACATTTGCGTACTCACACCAAAGAAAAGCCTTTTCAGTGTACATTGTGCACCAAAAGCTTCTCTAGGTCGTGTGATTTAAATAGCCATATGCTTACTCACACTGGAGAGAAATGCCATCAATGTACAGTATGTACAAGAAAATTCGTCAGGCCTAATTGTTTGCGTAGGCACTCAGTTTAG
- the LOC111049225 gene encoding zinc finger protein 570, producing MQNQKQSTDDEFELSSATSGIDLSEGEEEKEDEEDEDNELEEEDKKPHQCTVCSKIFSCSNHLNRHMRIHTKAYQCKICKKMYSGFYYFKRHMHTHTNNDKPHQCTVCSKRYFFPYDLKMHMLSHSKEKPYKCTLCSKKFARSSYLNCHMLTHTKEKSFQCTVCKKRFSIVI from the coding sequence GAACTGTCGTCTGCTACTAGTGGCATTGATTTAtcggaaggagaagaagaaaaagaggatgaggaggacgaAGACAacgaattagaagaagaagacaaaaaaCCCCATCAGTGTACAGTCTGTTCGAAAATTTTCTCCTGTTCCAATCATTTGAATAGACATATGCGCATACACACCAAGGCTTACCAGTGTAAAATctgtaaaaaaatgtattctggattttattattttaaaaggcaTATGCACACTCACACAAATAATGACAAGCCTCACCAGTGTACAGTTTGTAGCAAACGGTATTTCTTTCCTTATGATTTGAAAATGCATATGCTTTCTCACAGCAAAGAAAAGCCTTACAAGTGTACACTATGTTCAAAGAAGTTTGCTCGATCCTCTTACTTGAATTGTCATATGCTtactcacaccaaagagaagTCTTTCCAGTGTACAGTATGTAAAAAACGGTTCTCGATTGTGATTTGA